A window of Gasterosteus aculeatus chromosome 9, fGasAcu3.hap1.1, whole genome shotgun sequence contains these coding sequences:
- the LOC120825286 gene encoding apoptosis-stimulating of p53 protein 2 isoform X3, protein MFLTVYLSNNEQHFSEVPITPETLCRDVVELCKEPGEADCYLAEAWRGAEHVVGEGERMVEVLQRWGQQGGEVRYLLRHQRAPARELGGSRAADQMIRRNQAKASVERCLENGVSDPRLDVTLSDLQDLATRQQQQINAQQQLLASKEQRLRYLKLQDQRQRQQQQQEPSEEERLQQLRENANNQEAKLRRVRALRGQVEQKRLSNSKLVEEIEQMTGLFQQKQRELLVAVSRVEELSDQLEELRSNRLEAPTPPPPIHLHHNTSSAAELERLYKELQLRNKLNQDQSSRLQQQRDGLSKRNLEVASMDRRLAELRQRLWKKKAALQQKENLPVAPDGVAPQHGAGSRVAAVGPYIQSSSTTSSQGPPVPARHEVLVKPAYPDGTATLPMPDSSAKPPPRPVKPASGFSSSKISKLSDWSGSSPESGGGYSHASTLPRMAGLGSHRSDGKTLTDKKALSGSDIPPPVPSRTNHITENLPRDNQASGKGLPKMAAPPPVPSKPKPFSSTCPPTFSKPPYSTGTFPGKVRPVGGLLKAPGVLPSYCHTLPLPSKQESPPAAAVRPYTPELSEAPPPVLQKPQRVAASSIYSMYTQQGKGYVGQGTLPRSQPRVYGKPVLPASGGQQAGATDATSSGSCATDGSEADTGCRGNGESVGAEAAERGNPRPLSPTKLLPFLSNPHRNPSDADLEALRRRLHHAPRPLKKRSSITEPEGPAGPNIQKLLYQKTTLAAMETIPMETVPAETPSPARTTHVQPHEDGSGGADAMFRQPIAKTPPPLPPRAPIPDPAPCRSLAPPLEDKEEEEVCPPASARLDYFADEFPPYPPPPYPTCEEAEQSEDSHNLQPPEVTGQVTVPPGKRSILRKADSERIDRSIRVKFNPLALLLDSSLEGEYDLVQRVIYDVDDPSSPNDEGITALHNAVCAGHAEIVKFLVQFGVNANAADSDGWTPLHCAASCNNVQVCKFLVESGAAVFATTYSDMQTAADKCEEMEDGYAQCSQFLYGVQEKMGVMNRGVVYALWDYEPQRDDELGFSEGDCMTVLRRDDEAETEWWWARCGDSEGYIPRNLLGLYLRIKPRQRSLA, encoded by the exons ATGTTCCTCACCGTGTACCTCAGCAACAACGAGCAGCACTTCAGCGAGGTCCCCATCACGCCGGAGACGCTGTGCAGAGACGTGGTGGAGCTCTGCAAGGAGCCCGGCGAGGCCGACTGCTACCTGGCCGAGGCGTGGAGAGGCGCGG AACACGTCGTGGGCGAAGGGGAGCGGATGGTGGAGGTGTTGCAGCGCTgggggcagcaggggggggaggtTCGCTACCTCCTGCGTCACCAGAGAGCTCCGGCAAGAGAGTTGG GTGGATCCAGAGCTGCAGATCAGATGATAAGGAGGAACCAGGCGAAAGCTTCTGTGGAGAGATGTCTGGAGAACGGG gtctCCGATCCTCGTCTGGACGTGACGCTGAGCGACCTGCAGGACCTGGCGacccgacagcagcagcagatcaatgcgcagcagcagctgctggcctCCAAG GAGCAGCGTCTGCGCTACCTGAAGCTGCAGGatcagcggcagcggcagcagcagcagcaggagccgtcggaggaggagcggctgcagcagctcagagagaACGCAAACAACCAGGAGGCCAAGCTGAGACGGGTGCGGGCCCTCCGGGGCCAGGTGGAGCAGAAGCGCCTCAGCAACAGCAAGCTAG TGGAGGAGATCGAGCAGATGACCGGTCTGTTCCAGCAGAAGCAGCGGGAGCTGCTGGTCGCCGTGTcgagggtggaggagctgagcgaccagctggaggagctgaggagcaACAGACTGGAggctcctactcctcctcctcctatccATCTTCACCACAACACCTCCTCCGCGGCCGAGCTTGAGCGCCTCTACAaggagctgcag TTGAGAAACAAGCTGAACCAGGATCAGAGCagccggctgcagcagcagagagacggCCTGAGCAAGAGGAACCTGGAGGTGGCCTCCATGGACCGACGGCTCGCCGAGCTCCGCCAGCGGCTCTGGAAGAAGAAGGCGGcgctgcagcagaaagagaaCCTGCCG GTGGCCCCAGACGGAGTGGCCCCCCAGCACGGCGCAGGCTCCCGAGTGGCGGCGGTGGGGCCCTACATCCAGTCGTCCTCCACCACGAGCTCCCAGGGGCCTCCGGTGCCGGCGCGCCACGAGGTTCTGGTGAAGCCGGCGTACCCGGACGGCACCGCCACGCTGCCGATGCCCGACTCGTCGGCGAAGCCGCCTCCCAGACCGGTGAAACCCGCCTCAG GTTTTTCCTCATCAAAAATAAGCAAACTCTCTGATTGGAGCGGCTCGTCTCCGGAGTCCGGCGGCGGTTACAGCCACGCCTCCACCCTGCCTCGCATGGCCGGCCTCGGCAGCCACCGCTCAG ACGGCAAGACCCTCACAGATAAGAAGGCCCTGTCTGGGTCCGACATCCCGCCCCCTGTCCCTTCACGGACCAATCACATCACTGAGAACCTGCCCAGAGACAATCAG GCTTCCGGTAAAGGTCTTCCCAAGATGGCGGCGCCCCCTCCGGTCCCCAGTAAGCCCAAACCGTTCTCCTCCACTTGCCCGCCGACCTTCTCCAAGCCGCCCTACAGCACCGGGACCTTCCCCGGTAAGGTGCGGCCGGTCGGGGGCCTCCTCAAGGCCCCGGGGGTCCTGCCCAGCTACTGCCACACCCTCCCTCTGCCCAGCAAGCAGGAGAGTCCGCCGGCCGCCGCCGTGCGCCCGTACACCCCCGAGCTCtcggaggcccccccccccgtgctgcaGAAGCCTCAGAGGGTGGCGGCTTCGTCCATCTACTCCATGTACACGCAGCAGGGGAAGGGCTACGTGGGCCAGGGAACGCTGCCCCGCAGCCAGCCCAGAG TATACGGGAAACCAGTGCTCCCAGCTAGCGGGGGCCAGCAGGCCGGCGCCACGGACGCCACCAGCTCCGGGTCTTGCGCTACCGACGGCAGCGAGGCTGACACCGGTTGCCGGGGCAACGGCGAAAGCGTCGGGGCGGAGGCGGCGGAGCGAGGCAACCCGCGCCCCTTGAGCCCCACCAagctcctccccttcctgtCCAACCCCCACAGGAACCCCAGCGACGCCGACCTGGAGGCCCTTCGCCGCCGGCTGCACCACGCGCCGCGGCCCCTGAAGAAACGCAGCTCCATCACGGAGCCCGAGGGCCCGGCGGGTCCCAACATCCAGAAGCTGCTCTACCAGAAAACCACGCTGGCTGCCATGGAAACCATCCCCATGGAAACCGTCCCCGCGGAGACGCCCAGCCCGGCGAGGACGACGCACGTCCAGCCTCACGAGGACGGGAGCGGCGGTGCGGATGCGATGTTCCGCCAGCCGATAGCCAAgaccccgccccctctgcccccccgcgCGCCCATCCCTGACCCCGCCCCATGCCGCTCCCTGGCCCCCCCtctggaggacaaggaagaggaggaggtttgtCCGCCCGCCTCGGCCCGCCTGGACTACTTCGCCGACGAGTTCCCGCCCTACCCGCCCCCACCTTACCCCACCTGTGAGGAGGCGGAGCAGAGCGAGGACTCGCACAACCTGCAGCCACCGGAGGTCACGGGCCAGGTGACGGTGCCCCCG ggtaAGAGGTCGATCCTCCGGAAAGCCGACTCGGAGCGGATCGACCGCAGCATCCGGGTCAAGTTCAACCCtctggccctgctgctggaCTCGTCTCTGGAGGGCGAGTACGACCTCGTCCAGAGGGTCATCTACGAc GTGGACGACCCGAGCTCGCCGAACGACGAGGGCATCACGGCGCTGCACAACGCCGTCTGCGCCGGCCACGCCGAGATCGTCAAGTTTCTGGTGCAGTTCGGGGTCAACGCCAACGCCGCCGACAGCGACGGCTG GACGCCGCTCCACTGCGCCGCCTCCTGCAACAACGTCCAGGTCTGCAAGTTCCTGGTGGAGTCGGGGGCGGCGGTGTTCGCCACCACGTACAGCGACATGCAGACGGCCGCCGACAAGTGCGAGGAGATGGAGGACGGCTACGCCCAGTGCTCCCAGTTCCTCTACG GCGTTCAGGAGAAGATGGGCGTGATGAACCGCGGCGTGGTCTACGCGCTGTGGGACTACGAGCCGCAGAGGGACGACGAGCTCGGCTTCAGCGAGGGCGACTGCATGACGGTGCTGCGGCGCGACGACGAGGCGGAGACGGAGTGGTGGTGGGCCAGATGTGGCGACAGCGAGGGCTACATCCCCCGCAACCTGCTGGGG CTGTATCTGAGGATCAAGCCGCGGCAGAGGAGCCTGGCCTGA
- the LOC120825286 gene encoding apoptosis-stimulating of p53 protein 2 isoform X1, giving the protein MMPMFLTVYLSNNEQHFSEVPITPETLCRDVVELCKEPGEADCYLAEAWRGAEHVVGEGERMVEVLQRWGQQGGEVRYLLRHQRAPARELGGSRAADQMIRRNQAKASVERCLENGVSDPRLDVTLSDLQDLATRQQQQINAQQQLLASKEQRLRYLKLQDQRQRQQQQQEPSEEERLQQLRENANNQEAKLRRVRALRGQVEQKRLSNSKLVEEIEQMTGLFQQKQRELLVAVSRVEELSDQLEELRSNRLEAPTPPPPIHLHHNTSSAAELERLYKELQLRNKLNQDQSSRLQQQRDGLSKRNLEVASMDRRLAELRQRLWKKKAALQQKENLPVAPDGVAPQHGAGSRVAAVGPYIQSSSTTSSQGPPVPARHEVLVKPAYPDGTATLPMPDSSAKPPPRPVKPASGFSSSKISKLSDWSGSSPESGGGYSHASTLPRMAGLGSHRSDGKTLTDKKALSGSDIPPPVPSRTNHITENLPRDNQASGKGLPKMAAPPPVPSKPKPFSSTCPPTFSKPPYSTGTFPGKVRPVGGLLKAPGVLPSYCHTLPLPSKQESPPAAAVRPYTPELSEAPPPVLQKPQRVAASSIYSMYTQQGKGYVGQGTLPRSQPRVYGKPVLPASGGQQAGATDATSSGSCATDGSEADTGCRGNGESVGAEAAERGNPRPLSPTKLLPFLSNPHRNPSDADLEALRRRLHHAPRPLKKRSSITEPEGPAGPNIQKLLYQKTTLAAMETIPMETVPAETPSPARTTHVQPHEDGSGGADAMFRQPIAKTPPPLPPRAPIPDPAPCRSLAPPLEDKEEEEVCPPASARLDYFADEFPPYPPPPYPTCEEAEQSEDSHNLQPPEVTGQVTVPPGKRSILRKADSERIDRSIRVKFNPLALLLDSSLEGEYDLVQRVIYDVDDPSSPNDEGITALHNAVCAGHAEIVKFLVQFGVNANAADSDGWTPLHCAASCNNVQVCKFLVESGAAVFATTYSDMQTAADKCEEMEDGYAQCSQFLYGVQEKMGVMNRGVVYALWDYEPQRDDELGFSEGDCMTVLRRDDEAETEWWWARCGDSEGYIPRNLLGLYLRIKPRQRSLA; this is encoded by the exons ATGTTCCTCACCGTGTACCTCAGCAACAACGAGCAGCACTTCAGCGAGGTCCCCATCACGCCGGAGACGCTGTGCAGAGACGTGGTGGAGCTCTGCAAGGAGCCCGGCGAGGCCGACTGCTACCTGGCCGAGGCGTGGAGAGGCGCGG AACACGTCGTGGGCGAAGGGGAGCGGATGGTGGAGGTGTTGCAGCGCTgggggcagcaggggggggaggtTCGCTACCTCCTGCGTCACCAGAGAGCTCCGGCAAGAGAGTTGG GTGGATCCAGAGCTGCAGATCAGATGATAAGGAGGAACCAGGCGAAAGCTTCTGTGGAGAGATGTCTGGAGAACGGG gtctCCGATCCTCGTCTGGACGTGACGCTGAGCGACCTGCAGGACCTGGCGacccgacagcagcagcagatcaatgcgcagcagcagctgctggcctCCAAG GAGCAGCGTCTGCGCTACCTGAAGCTGCAGGatcagcggcagcggcagcagcagcagcaggagccgtcggaggaggagcggctgcagcagctcagagagaACGCAAACAACCAGGAGGCCAAGCTGAGACGGGTGCGGGCCCTCCGGGGCCAGGTGGAGCAGAAGCGCCTCAGCAACAGCAAGCTAG TGGAGGAGATCGAGCAGATGACCGGTCTGTTCCAGCAGAAGCAGCGGGAGCTGCTGGTCGCCGTGTcgagggtggaggagctgagcgaccagctggaggagctgaggagcaACAGACTGGAggctcctactcctcctcctcctatccATCTTCACCACAACACCTCCTCCGCGGCCGAGCTTGAGCGCCTCTACAaggagctgcag TTGAGAAACAAGCTGAACCAGGATCAGAGCagccggctgcagcagcagagagacggCCTGAGCAAGAGGAACCTGGAGGTGGCCTCCATGGACCGACGGCTCGCCGAGCTCCGCCAGCGGCTCTGGAAGAAGAAGGCGGcgctgcagcagaaagagaaCCTGCCG GTGGCCCCAGACGGAGTGGCCCCCCAGCACGGCGCAGGCTCCCGAGTGGCGGCGGTGGGGCCCTACATCCAGTCGTCCTCCACCACGAGCTCCCAGGGGCCTCCGGTGCCGGCGCGCCACGAGGTTCTGGTGAAGCCGGCGTACCCGGACGGCACCGCCACGCTGCCGATGCCCGACTCGTCGGCGAAGCCGCCTCCCAGACCGGTGAAACCCGCCTCAG GTTTTTCCTCATCAAAAATAAGCAAACTCTCTGATTGGAGCGGCTCGTCTCCGGAGTCCGGCGGCGGTTACAGCCACGCCTCCACCCTGCCTCGCATGGCCGGCCTCGGCAGCCACCGCTCAG ACGGCAAGACCCTCACAGATAAGAAGGCCCTGTCTGGGTCCGACATCCCGCCCCCTGTCCCTTCACGGACCAATCACATCACTGAGAACCTGCCCAGAGACAATCAG GCTTCCGGTAAAGGTCTTCCCAAGATGGCGGCGCCCCCTCCGGTCCCCAGTAAGCCCAAACCGTTCTCCTCCACTTGCCCGCCGACCTTCTCCAAGCCGCCCTACAGCACCGGGACCTTCCCCGGTAAGGTGCGGCCGGTCGGGGGCCTCCTCAAGGCCCCGGGGGTCCTGCCCAGCTACTGCCACACCCTCCCTCTGCCCAGCAAGCAGGAGAGTCCGCCGGCCGCCGCCGTGCGCCCGTACACCCCCGAGCTCtcggaggcccccccccccgtgctgcaGAAGCCTCAGAGGGTGGCGGCTTCGTCCATCTACTCCATGTACACGCAGCAGGGGAAGGGCTACGTGGGCCAGGGAACGCTGCCCCGCAGCCAGCCCAGAG TATACGGGAAACCAGTGCTCCCAGCTAGCGGGGGCCAGCAGGCCGGCGCCACGGACGCCACCAGCTCCGGGTCTTGCGCTACCGACGGCAGCGAGGCTGACACCGGTTGCCGGGGCAACGGCGAAAGCGTCGGGGCGGAGGCGGCGGAGCGAGGCAACCCGCGCCCCTTGAGCCCCACCAagctcctccccttcctgtCCAACCCCCACAGGAACCCCAGCGACGCCGACCTGGAGGCCCTTCGCCGCCGGCTGCACCACGCGCCGCGGCCCCTGAAGAAACGCAGCTCCATCACGGAGCCCGAGGGCCCGGCGGGTCCCAACATCCAGAAGCTGCTCTACCAGAAAACCACGCTGGCTGCCATGGAAACCATCCCCATGGAAACCGTCCCCGCGGAGACGCCCAGCCCGGCGAGGACGACGCACGTCCAGCCTCACGAGGACGGGAGCGGCGGTGCGGATGCGATGTTCCGCCAGCCGATAGCCAAgaccccgccccctctgcccccccgcgCGCCCATCCCTGACCCCGCCCCATGCCGCTCCCTGGCCCCCCCtctggaggacaaggaagaggaggaggtttgtCCGCCCGCCTCGGCCCGCCTGGACTACTTCGCCGACGAGTTCCCGCCCTACCCGCCCCCACCTTACCCCACCTGTGAGGAGGCGGAGCAGAGCGAGGACTCGCACAACCTGCAGCCACCGGAGGTCACGGGCCAGGTGACGGTGCCCCCG ggtaAGAGGTCGATCCTCCGGAAAGCCGACTCGGAGCGGATCGACCGCAGCATCCGGGTCAAGTTCAACCCtctggccctgctgctggaCTCGTCTCTGGAGGGCGAGTACGACCTCGTCCAGAGGGTCATCTACGAc GTGGACGACCCGAGCTCGCCGAACGACGAGGGCATCACGGCGCTGCACAACGCCGTCTGCGCCGGCCACGCCGAGATCGTCAAGTTTCTGGTGCAGTTCGGGGTCAACGCCAACGCCGCCGACAGCGACGGCTG GACGCCGCTCCACTGCGCCGCCTCCTGCAACAACGTCCAGGTCTGCAAGTTCCTGGTGGAGTCGGGGGCGGCGGTGTTCGCCACCACGTACAGCGACATGCAGACGGCCGCCGACAAGTGCGAGGAGATGGAGGACGGCTACGCCCAGTGCTCCCAGTTCCTCTACG GCGTTCAGGAGAAGATGGGCGTGATGAACCGCGGCGTGGTCTACGCGCTGTGGGACTACGAGCCGCAGAGGGACGACGAGCTCGGCTTCAGCGAGGGCGACTGCATGACGGTGCTGCGGCGCGACGACGAGGCGGAGACGGAGTGGTGGTGGGCCAGATGTGGCGACAGCGAGGGCTACATCCCCCGCAACCTGCTGGGG CTGTATCTGAGGATCAAGCCGCGGCAGAGGAGCCTGGCCTGA
- the LOC120825286 gene encoding apoptosis-stimulating of p53 protein 2 isoform X2 — MPLMFLTVYLSNNEQHFSEVPITPETLCRDVVELCKEPGEADCYLAEAWRGAEHVVGEGERMVEVLQRWGQQGGEVRYLLRHQRAPARELGGSRAADQMIRRNQAKASVERCLENGVSDPRLDVTLSDLQDLATRQQQQINAQQQLLASKEQRLRYLKLQDQRQRQQQQQEPSEEERLQQLRENANNQEAKLRRVRALRGQVEQKRLSNSKLVEEIEQMTGLFQQKQRELLVAVSRVEELSDQLEELRSNRLEAPTPPPPIHLHHNTSSAAELERLYKELQLRNKLNQDQSSRLQQQRDGLSKRNLEVASMDRRLAELRQRLWKKKAALQQKENLPVAPDGVAPQHGAGSRVAAVGPYIQSSSTTSSQGPPVPARHEVLVKPAYPDGTATLPMPDSSAKPPPRPVKPASGFSSSKISKLSDWSGSSPESGGGYSHASTLPRMAGLGSHRSDGKTLTDKKALSGSDIPPPVPSRTNHITENLPRDNQASGKGLPKMAAPPPVPSKPKPFSSTCPPTFSKPPYSTGTFPGKVRPVGGLLKAPGVLPSYCHTLPLPSKQESPPAAAVRPYTPELSEAPPPVLQKPQRVAASSIYSMYTQQGKGYVGQGTLPRSQPRVYGKPVLPASGGQQAGATDATSSGSCATDGSEADTGCRGNGESVGAEAAERGNPRPLSPTKLLPFLSNPHRNPSDADLEALRRRLHHAPRPLKKRSSITEPEGPAGPNIQKLLYQKTTLAAMETIPMETVPAETPSPARTTHVQPHEDGSGGADAMFRQPIAKTPPPLPPRAPIPDPAPCRSLAPPLEDKEEEEVCPPASARLDYFADEFPPYPPPPYPTCEEAEQSEDSHNLQPPEVTGQVTVPPGKRSILRKADSERIDRSIRVKFNPLALLLDSSLEGEYDLVQRVIYDVDDPSSPNDEGITALHNAVCAGHAEIVKFLVQFGVNANAADSDGWTPLHCAASCNNVQVCKFLVESGAAVFATTYSDMQTAADKCEEMEDGYAQCSQFLYGVQEKMGVMNRGVVYALWDYEPQRDDELGFSEGDCMTVLRRDDEAETEWWWARCGDSEGYIPRNLLGLYLRIKPRQRSLA, encoded by the exons ATGTTCCTCACCGTGTACCTCAGCAACAACGAGCAGCACTTCAGCGAGGTCCCCATCACGCCGGAGACGCTGTGCAGAGACGTGGTGGAGCTCTGCAAGGAGCCCGGCGAGGCCGACTGCTACCTGGCCGAGGCGTGGAGAGGCGCGG AACACGTCGTGGGCGAAGGGGAGCGGATGGTGGAGGTGTTGCAGCGCTgggggcagcaggggggggaggtTCGCTACCTCCTGCGTCACCAGAGAGCTCCGGCAAGAGAGTTGG GTGGATCCAGAGCTGCAGATCAGATGATAAGGAGGAACCAGGCGAAAGCTTCTGTGGAGAGATGTCTGGAGAACGGG gtctCCGATCCTCGTCTGGACGTGACGCTGAGCGACCTGCAGGACCTGGCGacccgacagcagcagcagatcaatgcgcagcagcagctgctggcctCCAAG GAGCAGCGTCTGCGCTACCTGAAGCTGCAGGatcagcggcagcggcagcagcagcagcaggagccgtcggaggaggagcggctgcagcagctcagagagaACGCAAACAACCAGGAGGCCAAGCTGAGACGGGTGCGGGCCCTCCGGGGCCAGGTGGAGCAGAAGCGCCTCAGCAACAGCAAGCTAG TGGAGGAGATCGAGCAGATGACCGGTCTGTTCCAGCAGAAGCAGCGGGAGCTGCTGGTCGCCGTGTcgagggtggaggagctgagcgaccagctggaggagctgaggagcaACAGACTGGAggctcctactcctcctcctcctatccATCTTCACCACAACACCTCCTCCGCGGCCGAGCTTGAGCGCCTCTACAaggagctgcag TTGAGAAACAAGCTGAACCAGGATCAGAGCagccggctgcagcagcagagagacggCCTGAGCAAGAGGAACCTGGAGGTGGCCTCCATGGACCGACGGCTCGCCGAGCTCCGCCAGCGGCTCTGGAAGAAGAAGGCGGcgctgcagcagaaagagaaCCTGCCG GTGGCCCCAGACGGAGTGGCCCCCCAGCACGGCGCAGGCTCCCGAGTGGCGGCGGTGGGGCCCTACATCCAGTCGTCCTCCACCACGAGCTCCCAGGGGCCTCCGGTGCCGGCGCGCCACGAGGTTCTGGTGAAGCCGGCGTACCCGGACGGCACCGCCACGCTGCCGATGCCCGACTCGTCGGCGAAGCCGCCTCCCAGACCGGTGAAACCCGCCTCAG GTTTTTCCTCATCAAAAATAAGCAAACTCTCTGATTGGAGCGGCTCGTCTCCGGAGTCCGGCGGCGGTTACAGCCACGCCTCCACCCTGCCTCGCATGGCCGGCCTCGGCAGCCACCGCTCAG ACGGCAAGACCCTCACAGATAAGAAGGCCCTGTCTGGGTCCGACATCCCGCCCCCTGTCCCTTCACGGACCAATCACATCACTGAGAACCTGCCCAGAGACAATCAG GCTTCCGGTAAAGGTCTTCCCAAGATGGCGGCGCCCCCTCCGGTCCCCAGTAAGCCCAAACCGTTCTCCTCCACTTGCCCGCCGACCTTCTCCAAGCCGCCCTACAGCACCGGGACCTTCCCCGGTAAGGTGCGGCCGGTCGGGGGCCTCCTCAAGGCCCCGGGGGTCCTGCCCAGCTACTGCCACACCCTCCCTCTGCCCAGCAAGCAGGAGAGTCCGCCGGCCGCCGCCGTGCGCCCGTACACCCCCGAGCTCtcggaggcccccccccccgtgctgcaGAAGCCTCAGAGGGTGGCGGCTTCGTCCATCTACTCCATGTACACGCAGCAGGGGAAGGGCTACGTGGGCCAGGGAACGCTGCCCCGCAGCCAGCCCAGAG TATACGGGAAACCAGTGCTCCCAGCTAGCGGGGGCCAGCAGGCCGGCGCCACGGACGCCACCAGCTCCGGGTCTTGCGCTACCGACGGCAGCGAGGCTGACACCGGTTGCCGGGGCAACGGCGAAAGCGTCGGGGCGGAGGCGGCGGAGCGAGGCAACCCGCGCCCCTTGAGCCCCACCAagctcctccccttcctgtCCAACCCCCACAGGAACCCCAGCGACGCCGACCTGGAGGCCCTTCGCCGCCGGCTGCACCACGCGCCGCGGCCCCTGAAGAAACGCAGCTCCATCACGGAGCCCGAGGGCCCGGCGGGTCCCAACATCCAGAAGCTGCTCTACCAGAAAACCACGCTGGCTGCCATGGAAACCATCCCCATGGAAACCGTCCCCGCGGAGACGCCCAGCCCGGCGAGGACGACGCACGTCCAGCCTCACGAGGACGGGAGCGGCGGTGCGGATGCGATGTTCCGCCAGCCGATAGCCAAgaccccgccccctctgcccccccgcgCGCCCATCCCTGACCCCGCCCCATGCCGCTCCCTGGCCCCCCCtctggaggacaaggaagaggaggaggtttgtCCGCCCGCCTCGGCCCGCCTGGACTACTTCGCCGACGAGTTCCCGCCCTACCCGCCCCCACCTTACCCCACCTGTGAGGAGGCGGAGCAGAGCGAGGACTCGCACAACCTGCAGCCACCGGAGGTCACGGGCCAGGTGACGGTGCCCCCG ggtaAGAGGTCGATCCTCCGGAAAGCCGACTCGGAGCGGATCGACCGCAGCATCCGGGTCAAGTTCAACCCtctggccctgctgctggaCTCGTCTCTGGAGGGCGAGTACGACCTCGTCCAGAGGGTCATCTACGAc GTGGACGACCCGAGCTCGCCGAACGACGAGGGCATCACGGCGCTGCACAACGCCGTCTGCGCCGGCCACGCCGAGATCGTCAAGTTTCTGGTGCAGTTCGGGGTCAACGCCAACGCCGCCGACAGCGACGGCTG GACGCCGCTCCACTGCGCCGCCTCCTGCAACAACGTCCAGGTCTGCAAGTTCCTGGTGGAGTCGGGGGCGGCGGTGTTCGCCACCACGTACAGCGACATGCAGACGGCCGCCGACAAGTGCGAGGAGATGGAGGACGGCTACGCCCAGTGCTCCCAGTTCCTCTACG GCGTTCAGGAGAAGATGGGCGTGATGAACCGCGGCGTGGTCTACGCGCTGTGGGACTACGAGCCGCAGAGGGACGACGAGCTCGGCTTCAGCGAGGGCGACTGCATGACGGTGCTGCGGCGCGACGACGAGGCGGAGACGGAGTGGTGGTGGGCCAGATGTGGCGACAGCGAGGGCTACATCCCCCGCAACCTGCTGGGG CTGTATCTGAGGATCAAGCCGCGGCAGAGGAGCCTGGCCTGA